In the genome of Cupriavidus malaysiensis, one region contains:
- a CDS encoding hybrid sensor histidine kinase/response regulator, with protein sequence MPDSAAISAIPPDTPQCLQVLVVDDMPASRAETAQRVREAGHRAVEAGSGEEALAVVAARHVDLVLLDLLMPDMDGFEATRRLRAREPYSWLPVVVMSSMSGADHFVKAIEQGADDYLLKPVSPELLQAKLRNIGRALELQTRLAAQAMHNRALFDHVGDAVLALDGAQRICDANRAGLALLGLSALPPDGIPLHSLIPSGLPPLEPGDARQVRIERNLRRADGRESAAEIGMTGWPSGSAARVSLVLRDLSERRRLERLKDEFLSTISHELRTPLTSVLGALGLLAGGAAGELPEQARRLTEVAQRNGERLGRLIDDVLDLTKLEADRMMLNLRVQALEPLLAEAVQANADYARRLGRTLQVVAPPPPGLRAEIDADRFLQVMANLLSNAVKHSPPEQPVEIRCHCAQGRLRIAVRDHGPGIDPAFRARLFEKFSQAEQTDRRSGAGTGLGLHISRLLIERMGGKVSAVSTAGHGAEFVVDLPVWRGGAERTLSQPQVMVIDGDPRARDRIAALLSPLCELHCLDDLGQAVDEAAPAPALLIADPAGADGPLDTVCVRLRRLAGPAPVLLYTDAIGAEQAGAHGFTLLSKRGTGNDAFLRAVRLAANLAGD encoded by the coding sequence ATGCCAGACTCCGCCGCCATCTCCGCCATTCCCCCCGATACGCCACAGTGCCTGCAGGTGCTGGTCGTCGACGACATGCCGGCCAGCCGCGCCGAGACCGCCCAGCGGGTGCGCGAAGCCGGGCACCGGGCGGTCGAGGCAGGCAGCGGCGAGGAAGCCCTCGCCGTGGTCGCGGCCCGCCATGTCGACCTGGTGCTGCTGGACCTGCTGATGCCCGACATGGACGGCTTCGAGGCCACGCGCCGCCTGCGCGCGCGCGAGCCATACAGCTGGCTGCCGGTGGTGGTGATGTCGTCGATGAGTGGCGCCGACCATTTCGTCAAGGCCATCGAGCAAGGCGCCGACGACTACCTGCTCAAGCCGGTCAGCCCGGAACTGCTGCAGGCCAAGCTGCGCAATATCGGCCGCGCGCTCGAGCTGCAGACGCGGCTGGCGGCGCAGGCCATGCACAACCGCGCGCTGTTCGACCATGTCGGCGACGCCGTGCTGGCGCTCGACGGCGCGCAGCGCATCTGCGACGCGAACCGCGCCGGCCTGGCGCTGCTGGGCTTGTCCGCCCTGCCACCCGACGGCATCCCGCTGCACTCGCTGATTCCCTCCGGGCTGCCGCCGCTGGAGCCGGGCGACGCGCGCCAGGTCCGCATCGAGCGCAACCTGCGCCGCGCCGACGGCCGCGAGAGCGCCGCCGAGATCGGCATGACCGGCTGGCCCAGCGGCAGCGCGGCACGCGTGTCGCTGGTGCTGCGCGACCTCAGCGAGCGGCGCCGCCTCGAACGCCTGAAGGACGAATTCCTCAGCACCATCAGCCACGAGCTGCGCACCCCGCTGACCTCGGTGCTGGGCGCGCTCGGCCTGCTCGCCGGCGGCGCCGCCGGCGAGCTGCCGGAGCAGGCGCGGCGCCTGACCGAGGTCGCGCAGCGCAACGGCGAGCGGCTCGGCCGGCTGATCGACGACGTGCTCGACCTGACCAAGCTGGAAGCCGACCGCATGATGCTGAACCTGCGTGTGCAGGCGCTGGAACCGCTGCTGGCGGAAGCGGTGCAGGCCAATGCCGACTATGCGCGCCGGCTCGGGCGCACGCTGCAGGTGGTGGCGCCGCCGCCGCCCGGACTGCGGGCCGAGATCGACGCCGACCGCTTCCTGCAGGTGATGGCCAACCTGCTGTCGAACGCGGTCAAGCACTCGCCGCCGGAGCAGCCGGTGGAAATCCGCTGCCACTGCGCCCAGGGCCGCCTGCGCATCGCCGTGCGCGACCACGGCCCGGGCATCGACCCGGCCTTCCGCGCCAGGCTGTTCGAGAAGTTCTCGCAGGCCGAGCAGACCGACCGCCGCAGCGGTGCCGGCACCGGCCTGGGCCTGCACATCAGCCGGCTGCTGATCGAACGCATGGGTGGCAAGGTCAGCGCGGTGTCCACCGCCGGGCACGGGGCCGAGTTCGTGGTCGACCTGCCGGTCTGGCGGGGCGGCGCCGAACGCACGCTGTCGCAGCCGCAGGTGATGGTGATCGATGGCGATCCCCGCGCGCGCGACCGCATCGCGGCGCTGCTGTCGCCGCTGTGCGAGTTGCATTGCCTCGACGACCTCGGGCAGGCGGTGGACGAAGCGGCCCCGGCGCCTGCCCTGCTGATCGCCGACCCGGCCGGCGCGGACGGCCCCCTGGACACGGTCTGCGTGCGCCTGCGGCGGCTGGCCGGACCGGCACCGGTGCTGCTGTACACCGACGCGATCGGCGCGGAGCAGGCCGGCGCCCATGGCTTCACCCTGCTGAGCAAGCGCGGCACCGGCAACGATGCCTTCCTGCGCGCCGTGCGGCTGGCCGCCAACCTGGCCGGAGACTGA
- a CDS encoding ABC transporter substrate-binding protein, producing the protein MAWLLALAACCLAATVPHAHAGVVAERVKSRHQVRVCIWPDYYGITYRDPRTQQLRGIDIDLSAALGADLGVKVAYVDSSFATLIDDVRGDRCDVAMFAVGVLPQRQAVLRFSQPYLQSDIYGITMRASRIVRSWADIDKPGVNVAVQAGTFMEPVMRASLKQANLVVLAPPQTREQELQAGRVDVFMTDYPYSRRLLDNADWARLVSPSQPFHRIPYAYAMRQDDEEWYRTINAFVERIKHDGRLEQAARRHGLTEVLIRQ; encoded by the coding sequence ATGGCCTGGCTGCTGGCCCTGGCCGCCTGCTGCCTGGCGGCGACGGTGCCGCACGCCCACGCCGGCGTGGTCGCCGAACGAGTCAAGAGCCGGCACCAGGTGCGCGTGTGCATCTGGCCGGATTACTACGGCATCACCTACCGCGACCCGCGCACCCAGCAGCTGCGCGGCATCGACATCGACCTGTCGGCGGCGCTCGGCGCCGACCTCGGCGTCAAGGTGGCCTATGTCGACTCGTCCTTCGCCACGCTGATCGACGACGTGCGCGGCGACCGCTGCGACGTGGCCATGTTCGCCGTCGGCGTGCTGCCGCAGCGCCAGGCCGTGCTGCGCTTCAGCCAGCCCTACCTGCAGAGCGACATCTACGGCATCACCATGCGCGCCAGCCGCATCGTGCGCAGCTGGGCCGATATCGACAAGCCCGGCGTCAACGTGGCGGTGCAGGCCGGCACCTTCATGGAACCGGTGATGCGCGCCAGCCTCAAGCAGGCCAACCTGGTGGTGCTGGCTCCGCCGCAGACGCGCGAACAGGAGTTGCAGGCCGGCCGTGTCGATGTCTTCATGACGGACTACCCTTACAGCCGCCGCCTGCTCGATAATGCGGACTGGGCGCGGCTGGTCTCGCCGTCCCAACCCTTCCACCGCATACCCTACGCCTACGCCATGCGCCAAGACGACGAGGAGTGGTACCGGACCATCAACGCCTTCGTCGAGCGCATCAAGCACG
- a CDS encoding STAS domain-containing protein, with translation MQLTAIRETSGVLLIRLDEAHLDASNVKAFKEAINPLLEDYQRVVFDMSALSFVDSSGLGALIACLRRTHKSQGDFKLCGMLRPVQALFELMRMHRVFSIHATAEDAVRAFA, from the coding sequence ATGCAATTGACGGCCATCCGGGAAACCTCCGGCGTCCTGCTGATCCGGCTCGACGAGGCCCACCTCGACGCCAGCAACGTCAAGGCATTCAAGGAAGCCATCAACCCCTTGCTGGAAGACTACCAGCGCGTCGTCTTCGACATGTCGGCGCTGAGCTTCGTCGACAGCTCGGGCCTGGGCGCGCTGATCGCCTGCCTGCGCCGCACCCACAAGAGCCAGGGCGATTTCAAGCTGTGCGGCATGCTGCGCCCGGTGCAGGCCCTGTTCGAGCTGATGCGCATGCACCGCGTGTTCAGCATCCACGCTACCGCCGAAGACGCCGTGCGCGCCTTCGCCTGA
- a CDS encoding Hpt domain-containing protein, translating to MASAPDSAAAAQRQLQRLRERFLAGLPGRADELARAVEAWAEAAPETAAQARLAAAAVLHRLAGAAGLHGLAPLGAQARALEDAVMAAAAPSPALLATLAGLRATLSTLATPAGPGGTSGADADGLAG from the coding sequence GTGGCATCGGCGCCGGATAGCGCGGCGGCCGCGCAGCGGCAACTGCAGCGCCTGCGCGAGCGTTTCCTGGCCGGCCTGCCCGGCCGCGCCGACGAGCTGGCCCGGGCCGTCGAGGCCTGGGCCGAGGCGGCGCCGGAAACGGCGGCACAGGCCCGCCTGGCCGCCGCCGCCGTGCTGCACCGCCTGGCCGGCGCCGCCGGCCTGCATGGCCTCGCGCCGCTGGGCGCGCAGGCGCGCGCGCTGGAAGACGCGGTCATGGCCGCCGCCGCCCCGTCCCCCGCCCTGCTGGCCACCCTCGCCGGCTTGCGCGCCACGCTCTCCACCCTCGCCACGCCCGCGGGCCCCGGCGGCACCTCCGGCGCCGATGCCGACGGCCTTGCCGGCTGA
- a CDS encoding AraC family transcriptional regulator: METLIRAAALSHFFEVAHSLGLNPQPLLRRVGLSRAMLQDPDRRVPAAAVVALLEASAQASGCLTFGLRMAETRQLSDFGAMSLLIGQQPTLRAALATLIRYRHLVNDSIALLLEDVGKTVVIRHELVSAPGSRQATELAIGVLARLGSALLGARWQPVSVNFTHAAPADLRAHRRLFACPLVFNSEFNGIVCLAADLDAPNPGADPVMARYAQRFVDALPAPGGGAIGHEVRAAIYLLLPMGRATSAAVAQGLGLSLRTMQRQLDEAGETFTGILDEVRRELARRYVENPQYSLTRVSGLLGYGSPAAFSRWFSARFGMAPVAWRKQAGGRAG, from the coding sequence GTGGAGACGCTGATACGTGCCGCGGCACTGAGCCATTTCTTCGAGGTCGCGCACAGCCTCGGCCTCAATCCGCAGCCGCTGCTGCGCCGGGTCGGCCTGAGCCGCGCCATGCTGCAGGACCCGGACCGGCGCGTGCCGGCCGCCGCCGTGGTGGCGCTGCTGGAAGCCTCGGCCCAGGCCAGCGGCTGCCTGACCTTCGGCCTGCGCATGGCTGAAACCCGCCAGTTGTCCGATTTCGGCGCGATGAGCCTGTTGATCGGCCAGCAGCCCACGCTGCGCGCGGCGCTGGCCACGCTGATCCGCTACCGCCACCTGGTCAACGATTCGATCGCGCTGCTGCTGGAGGACGTCGGCAAGACGGTCGTGATCCGCCACGAACTGGTGTCCGCACCGGGCTCACGCCAGGCCACCGAACTCGCCATCGGCGTGCTGGCGCGCCTGGGCAGCGCGCTGCTGGGCGCGCGCTGGCAGCCGGTCAGCGTGAACTTCACGCATGCGGCGCCAGCCGACCTGCGCGCACATCGCCGGCTGTTCGCCTGCCCGCTGGTCTTCAACAGCGAATTCAACGGCATCGTCTGCCTGGCGGCCGACCTGGACGCGCCCAATCCCGGCGCCGACCCGGTCATGGCGCGCTATGCGCAGCGCTTCGTCGATGCCCTGCCGGCCCCCGGCGGCGGCGCCATCGGCCACGAGGTGCGCGCTGCCATCTACCTGCTGCTGCCGATGGGGCGGGCCACCAGCGCCGCGGTGGCGCAGGGGCTCGGCCTGAGCCTGCGTACCATGCAGCGCCAGCTCGACGAGGCGGGCGAGACCTTCACCGGCATCCTCGACGAAGTGCGCCGCGAACTGGCCCGGCGCTACGTGGAAAACCCGCAGTACTCGCTCACACGCGTGTCCGGGCTGCTCGGCTACGGCTCGCCGGCCGCCTTCTCGCGCTGGTTCTCGGCCCGCTTCGGCATGGCGCCGGTGGCCTGGCGCAAGCAGGCCGGCGGGCGCGCCGGCTGA
- a CDS encoding response regulator transcription factor codes for MRSILLLEDEAELREEIAAFLQKRGWTVLQAGSLAESAPLIEQADIAVIDVMLPDGTGFEAVARLRRQRPGCGIVMLTARGETQDKVRGFEDGADHYLVKPIKLLEFDAALRALSRRVAASWQLDRQASELIAPEGSRMMVSVNEGSLLELLARHPGQPASRREIVENFGQEWLHYDERRLETLVSRLRQRWRSLTRSELPLRTAHRVGYIFAAPLALA; via the coding sequence ATGCGAAGCATTCTTTTGCTCGAGGACGAGGCGGAACTGCGCGAGGAAATCGCCGCCTTCCTGCAGAAGCGGGGCTGGACGGTGCTCCAGGCCGGCAGCCTGGCCGAGTCCGCGCCCCTGATCGAACAGGCCGATATCGCCGTGATCGACGTGATGCTGCCGGACGGCACCGGCTTCGAAGCCGTCGCCCGCCTGCGCCGGCAGCGGCCGGGCTGCGGCATCGTCATGCTGACCGCGCGCGGCGAGACGCAGGACAAGGTGCGCGGCTTCGAGGACGGCGCCGACCACTACCTGGTCAAGCCCATCAAGCTGCTGGAATTCGACGCGGCACTGCGCGCCCTGAGCCGGCGCGTGGCCGCGAGCTGGCAGCTCGACCGCCAGGCCAGCGAACTGATCGCGCCGGAAGGCTCGCGCATGATGGTCTCGGTCAACGAGGGCAGCCTGCTCGAACTGCTGGCACGCCACCCGGGCCAGCCGGCCAGCCGCCGCGAAATCGTGGAGAACTTCGGCCAGGAGTGGCTGCACTACGACGAACGGCGCCTGGAAACCCTGGTCAGCCGGTTGCGCCAGCGCTGGCGCAGCCTGACGCGCAGCGAACTGCCGCTGCGCACGGCGCACCGCGTCGGCTATATCTTCGCCGCGCCGCTGGCGCTGGCCTGA
- a CDS encoding response regulator — MDALRRVLCAEDDPDIRTILELSLATVGGYEVCMCADGRAAVEQAPGFRPDLILLDVMMPGMTGPEAMQAIRAMPALRGTPVVLMSARALPHEIEALLEHGATGVIVKPFDPMTLADNLRIYWEHGRGIGAG; from the coding sequence ATGGACGCATTGCGGCGGGTGCTGTGCGCCGAGGACGACCCCGACATCCGCACCATTCTCGAACTCAGCCTGGCCACCGTCGGCGGCTACGAGGTCTGCATGTGCGCCGACGGGCGTGCGGCGGTCGAGCAGGCACCGGGCTTCCGGCCCGACCTGATCCTGCTCGACGTGATGATGCCGGGCATGACGGGGCCCGAGGCAATGCAGGCCATCCGCGCCATGCCGGCGCTGCGCGGCACGCCGGTGGTGCTGATGTCGGCGCGCGCCCTGCCGCACGAGATCGAGGCGCTGCTGGAGCATGGCGCCACCGGCGTCATCGTCAAACCCTTCGATCCCATGACGCTGGCGGACAACCTGCGCATCTACTGGGAACACGGGCGTGGCATCGGCGCCGGATAG